In Ptychodera flava strain L36383 chromosome 6, AS_Pfla_20210202, whole genome shotgun sequence, the sequence GACAGTCATATCACCCAGGGATGGAGTATGAAAGGCTGCAAATCAAAAGCCAATTTTGAGGTTAGCTTATGTTACTATAAGTATACTGGACTTGGTATTACCTAACTGGCATGTAATTTACATCACTGATCCGTAACTATTGAATATTTTCGTCATCTTCGTTGAATATGCCATGCTACTGAGCAAATTCTCCACAATCCTAAATCTGTTGAGAGTGCAGAACAAAGAATAACTCTGAcctaatttgttaattttttaagAGCAAATTAAGTTCATAACTCTGACTACTTGCTATTATCTTTCCTTATTTCTTCAGACTTATCGGTTAGTAGACGTCACTAAATCTTCCTTCCATCAGGACTTTTATAAAATTGCCATCAAATTTCACAAGgaaagaaatcaagaaaatctGAGGAAATTCCACAGTGCTGTGCAGAAACTTGCTGGAAAGATGGTATggatacttttattttttgtttggtgtttttagctcacatttgtataccaatgtgaggttattgtATAAGCTGAAGTGGGTGGtgtctgcatgtatgtatgtacgtatgtatgtatgtatgtatgtatgtatgtatgtatgtatgtatgtatgtatgtatgtatgtatgtgtgtgtgtatgtatgtatgtatgtatgtatgtatgtatgtatgtatgtatgtatagtatatttgtcaacatcaaaaactcatgAACCGCTGCACTTTtaagcttggtatttggtgtgtggatgtatCCTGATTTTGTTCAcatgaagtttgcattgccaaaattatgcaaaggaGCGTAAAAAAGTGAGAATGATCAAAAATTACTGgctcaagaaccgctgttttgattgctttgaaaattagtgggCAAGTACCTTAGATGGACCTCATACAGTTATatgtatattgtgaagatatcttgaattttgtatttttgctgaatttttggaTGTCCAAGATATCAATAAACTtaaaaatgtgttattttgatCTGTATCCAGTGTCATCAGgcagatgaaaaattatttgaattcaAGAATATAATTAACAGGGAAATATTTATGaagtacaaaatattatattattatgtaTTCCTTAAATGCCAGAGAATATGTTCTGGTTTCCATTTTATTATTCCATGTCTCTCGGTcttcatatttgaaaataaaattttccttttggtattgaaaatgatattttgttggaatgtttcaacatttctgcatttgtaaatgttacagTCCATTTTTATCTGTATCTTCTATTGAcatcaaattttctttcatgtaTTATCTAATGCCATTCTTTCCGGTATATTATGTTTTAGTTTCTGTCAAAGAGACAAGCAAGCAGGAAAAGGCCAAGTTGTGATTCCATGTCAGAAATTAGTACGAGTGATTCTTCAGGTTACCATACTTCCTctgattgtgaatggaatgccAATGCTGAAACATCAGAAATATCGACAAGGTCACCGACAGacaacattttcacaaaaagaaacagaaacggatttgtgaatgaaatttcacaattttatgCTGAGGTAAGATTAATGTAGTGCTGAAAATCTGTAATGAAACTAAGTTTACTGGTAGTTTcagttttttagctactatagactatagtctatagaagctattgggatgggtatccgtccggcatccgtagtcagtctgtatgtatgtatgtatgtatgtatgtatgtatgtatgtccgtttgtgaggcgtccgtccactcaaatatcttgagaaccgcagtacttactgattcgaTATTTGTTGcattgatgaaaaatatgattttgagaaactagtttttttaattttctgatattgttgaatataggcaaattaatgccaaaaaaggcgtttttggtaaaaaatcttcttcttcataaccgctagtcagacagctttgttatttggtatacaggtccctagggataacccaaattagatttgttcaaattgtgatgaaatatgcaaatgtgtatttttaaggaatttttttgtcatttttggtcaaactcaaaatttgacttacattgtatgtaattcttgtactgtataaaccctatcaattcacccagaaaaaaataattaatatgattttaaataactgaattaattaggaaatcatcaaagccaaaagaattttagtgtggaattgtgagaaagttcaactttttttgacagttcatagtgaaatgcttaccatcttggaggattaaaacatgtaaaggcaactttcctgaataccaactttgatatattctgaactaccatttatgttatctaaaagaaattgctcataatagtttgtcatgatagggtggtcaaataaatagagatagagaaagttctaatttccatttatggttcaCTTGGtgaggataaaataagattactttttgaggaaaaaatagagtggtcaattaaaagagtggtcaaagtgatagggtttttatggtaaagcttggctgtaagattcttcgtgctatttatagcaattatgcaatctgtgtaaacagtgcaatgaaagtgtaacatgattccttataatgcttttgatgaccttgaacttcttaagttataAACATGTGTCtattcagtgtgctttctctgagtacgtacagtctcaacttattcaacagaactttaatacttacaatgttaatttgaaagttaaaatgtgcttggtttaTAGGATGAAAatgctgatattaaaagatgaccagctcaagattctttataacctgacagatatgctgttttattatgacgtaaatcttgattaaGCAAGTCcagtttactttaattagaatgtaattaactctcatttatttgctattatagactaatatagtccgatgaaatatgcaaatctgtatttttacggaattttttttccatttttggtcaggccatcctgaaatgagctatcaaagatattcaccttcttcatcaatacatgtgtcacaaaaggttattctctacataacacagcagagctctgtcaactgttgagtcgcttgttttttggtcagacagctttaatatttggtttatatgtccctaggatgaccttagtgagataatttcatacagtcaggaaatacttaattttgtatccatgtgtatagtagcttcagggactttggccctatgtatttttataagttgaaatACTATTATACCATGACAAGATGTACATATGGTATGTACTGTATACATGACTATTTCTGTAGTTATTACTTAAATCAAGATAAAGTTGTGACTTGTGGGACTAAATTTTACATGATAGACTTGTGTGGATTGTTCTCTTACCTAACTTGAAACTTATTCAGAAATACACAAATGTGTTGTGAGAAATTACATGCCTCAGCTTCGTCATGTTGTATAAAACATGTTGGTGTCATTGTACTGTCATTTCATTCCTACATTGGATTTAGATTCAGCATCATTTTGCTTTAACTTCCATTAAGCACAATTCCATTATGCAGTAAAACCAGGGAATCATAACTCACATCTGATTCGTTCACAGATTGTGTATCTGGCTGAGCATGTTGCAGTGCTTTGTGGGAAATGTTCTCGAAGGAGGAGAAGTACCAATGTTCTTCATTTACTCTGGCAGTTGGACTTTGTGATTTCAAGGCTACACCAGGTATGTCAAGAAAGATAAACAGATAATCCAACCACGGGAATATCATGGTGTTGTGAtgaaaaatatccaatgtttGTATCACTTAATGATACAAAAAAGTTATCTAAAACTTTAAACAGGgcaatatatatgtatttatatgtGTGAATTTGTTTTAGTTTGTTCTGCTTACATTTCCTAATTCAACAACATTATTGATTATGGATGTCCAGAAATAACCAGCCATACACTCACTAAATAAAGTTGTAAAGAATAGTAAGCCAGGAGTAAGGTCAAATATGGTATATTTTGCAGCAATCTGTGACCTCATTGGCATCATCGGCCTGGTCAATTTCGGAAGACATgtagtttaaattttgtattgaaaGAGACTGAATGTGTTTGGAATTTCAGATCATCATGGAAGGAGATGGGTTAACCATGAAACATTCAGATGAGAAATTGCGTACCTTGATGAGGATTGGTGAGAATGCCATCAAGACATTGGTCAAACATGTGCCAGGTGTACACAGAAGACTCGAGAACTAAGCCAATCAGATGAACTGACAATCCTGTGATAAAAGCTGTCAATTGCATGAAATACTAGAGCAAATCATCGGTTAAATCAAATGAAGGGATTGATAATCCTGTTACAAAAATCACAGtctgtgatggagggactgtagtTACACTGTTATCCAGTACTAAAGTTTCagtcactgtaattgcttttaCGCATTTTCTGTTACGTGCAATGAAAGAAATACTGAGTTATATATCTTGCAACACAGTAAACCTCAATGTATGAATCTTGCTCGTATTTTGAAGGCATAAATATACATCCATGTTTTgtctgttgatttgttttgaacaATGTCAGTGAACTTTTCTACCCTTTCACTACCGTGGTTTTGTCCATACTCATTGTGTTTTGTTGcgaagttggacctgtacacaggaaGATGGGGTGAACGGGCTACATAAATATGTTGACTGTGTTGACAAGATGAATAGCAGGGGTTAGCAAGTTGATCAAGCTGTTGTAGTTGATAAAAAGGGCAGAAGTAGATGTTCTGAAAATACTGTGAAAAACTCAAATGTCATGTCACTCTGATAGATTGAACACTGTGATAAAGAttgaatgtttgaaatatttattttcaacattatgtgACACTGCTGTGATGTTTATGACAGCTGTCTCACAGCCTGGCTATGACTTGTGATAGATATTCAAGCCTTTTTctcgaaaaaaaattaaaaaaaatcgagAGTTGTGAGTTTACTCCACAACGCCATGAAGAGTTTTTGTATATGTCAGTCACAGAAGTGTTTCCCATTAGATGTGAAATTACTCATTTCTGCTATGAATAAATTAACTTGTAAATATTGCTGTATTATTCTTGCTCATATCATGATCTCATTTACATTCTGAACACACTTTTGAATGGATTATTTTATGTGAAACttgtgtattatttatttttcaaaatgtaacagTTGTAAACTTGCATTATATTTCGTAATGAGTAtagtttgaaacattttacaaacattTCTTGTGCAATGCTTTTCTGGCGATTTTATTCGTAACAAAACACTGTATTCAATTTTTAAGTGACTCTGGTCAAAATGCAGTGAGGCTTTGTATTATTCTATGCCTGGTTTGtgtaaatacaaatatgtatttggttctaaccatggagctagaaatggACCACATAGTCCACCTTGTTTGCCTCAAACTTGTATATTTACAATGTATACCATAATTGccctaataaagatatatttccTTAGTATATTTCTTGTCATCGGCAAATGTTTGTGAAAAGGAATGAATGTTATTGTAAATAAGGAACAGCACCGGTCATTATCCATTTCAAAAATGATAACCTTAGTACTCCGGGgatgctgtttttaaaagcaaTGTTTACCATGCCAATATTGGAACAGTGAGAAGCTGTTTCAGGAACTTCCAAAAGAACAGGAATGGGCCACCACCATCCTATTgctgtgtttcaaaaataagaCGAAGGTAGGGGGTCTTTTGGAATTGGCGAGGACAGATTTTGTGAATGACGTGTCCACCAATCGATGACGTAAGTCAAGAAACAGGAACGTCATCCCAGTTTATAGTCTTAATCTACGCTAATTGGACTGAAAAACAAGACACGAATCCGAAAAATTCCTCATTTTGTGCTGTGCTGACAAAGAAATGCCTCTGTGTAAGGAGATTATTTTACGCAAATCTCTTAAGCTCTTCTTTTGTCGTGTTCACGTAAATGAGAGCTTTTACGACGTGTCAAAAGGGACTGAGTATGGTCATTGAGGTACCGTATTAATTATATCCATGGTATGACACAGTCAGAATGGACGTAACTGGTACCTCCATGACATAGCTAAACATTATAAAAATGTACCGTTGTCAATAAATATTTCAGGAGGACTATTGCTGCCAGACTGCCATGTGGCACTGAGATACATCGTGTACACCATGAGTGAGATAGgctatttctttttatttctctCAGAACATTACGAATTACAGAGGTGCCTCCAATGATGCCAATTAAAATACCAGAGAAAAATCTGCTTATCACGCCTACgggtgttttttgttgttttacgTTAATTTCTGGTACGTCGTCAGGAACCTCGGACATGGATAAAGCACACCGAATTCGAAAACACGACTCAGTTTTATTGAAACATTTCTAACGTGAATGGTAAACATTACATTTCTACAGAAGAAAAAGAAGGACGCAAAAAGTCTATAAATCTGCACCATATGCAGTTATCCGTGTGGTTTTCGTGTTCAGGCATTGCTGAATTGATCGACCGGTACTGCAACTGAACAAGTGGCGTAGAATAAACCCCGCATGACATATAATATACCTTGAAAACTTAAAGGTagacatttagaaaaaaaaataaccagAAAACGTCAGCAATGTAAAGTGTTAGCAGCGTTCTGTTAGTTAAGTtagtttgtgagaaaaaattcattgaaaatagttctgtatataataatattcataaaCGGATGGATGTGATATTCACAGTAAACGTGATCCTTTCGAATTTCCAACACATTTTAGCAATTGGAAGAAGACATTGAATTGTTGTAAAGTATGTCTTGTGTTAAGTGTTAAGACTTTGAGGGACGGTCCCTTAAAGGCGGAAGGACGATCCCTGAAAGCGGATGGAGGGACGGTCCTTCAGAGGTGAGGAGATCGTGCATTGACAGTCTGCTCTTTGGCGACTGGCATTCAAGATTCATTTCATATGAGTTTATTGTGTGAGATATGTAGTGGGTGACTGGATCGCCTTCATCCATTCATCTCTCTCTTCCTCTGTGTGTGCCTGTAGGATGTAATCGTCCCCTTTGTGTGTGATTATCTTAAAGAGATTTGTGCGAGACTTATTCTTCACATCTGGAAACATGAGGAAAGAAAAACAACGTACAAGTGAGGACATAAAAGTATGGTCTAGTTCGTAATCTTGTTGGTCAATTATTCTAGCAAGAGACAAGCGATATTTTTCGGATTTCTTTCATTCATGGTGGACTACAAATTTCACTCATTaaccaaaaaataaataagtggCCCGGGATAAGTGGTCATTATTAGAACCATAGACCTCGACTGTCTATGTTAGAACTAGACCTTCTGTAAGAACTAGACCTTCTCATTTGCTAGGTTATTTTACGCCCAGATTCCGTACACGTTACGAAGCCTGGGCCAGCAGAAAAAGACAACGCAATGCGATTGAAATCAGCCACATGTATTGCATTGGCTGTGATCATACATCACAAAAGCATGATCTGAAATTTCGGAACATGTAAAATCCAAAAATTCTCGAAAGTATTAAAGACGATCTTTACACGTTGTACAAGATAGTCACTTTATAGGGATATTTATTCATCTTGAAAGGTCTGTAATCCCCTATTCGTCTTCGATGAGTCATTGGCCCAAGATCACAACGCCCCtttccctgccagacagtacAACTTCCCAATCAGCCAAGCCAGTGAAacgcggtattgagccaaaaccatacgtatttccacccatttggcttggtctgttccaacagctttagtCTATAAAAATCATTTTACAGTATCTGTGTTTTCAGGGGTCTTCaaataatcattttttttttttttggttaaaatgcaccaaatgAGACAAActgtgcttcactagttttaacgaacttgacttgatggtgaaatatgaactcgGCAGGAATAGGACTAAAGAcaattcatatgttaataataCCTGAATCTGAACCCGAAAACACCAACTCGACTCTACACCTGGCCAGCGGTACTTCTCCCAGCGGCTTTTCTTCTTGCTAATCAAATGAAAGGGAAAACATCAATCAAAAtaccaaaattaaaatgtctAATTtcagccacagtccctccccACTGTGTTTCAGCTAATCAAGGGGCGGAGGTGAGTTTAGTAAATTCAACACCTGACTCCtaaatttaacacgattggaattaatttgggataattggatggtgaactaatgtctttaaaatatgcaaatgcaagctcatatgcttttctttttacgttacatacttgtttttatgagtaatttgtaatatcgcaacattcaacGATAGGGCATCtaccatttttgagaaatttgaaatatacgaagatccaattatcccaaatttaaTGCATTTAAACATTGTCTTAATTTGTCAGTCATGCTGTTTGCTTTAACTTGTCAATCAGGATTTTGAAATAATCTGACGAATTTTCTCGTCGAGGAGCTACAGTAAGCTTATAAATTCAAGAATTACAGTGATACTAAGAACAGGGTGTGTCTGAGTAGGGACTTGGCACAGTCATGTGACGATGTTTCCTCTAACAACGTTTCTGTGTCGAGAAGGCATTAGAATCCGTCCAGTGTCCATCTCTAATTGACGTGAAAATGGTTGCAACAGACCTTTGACCCTTTGTAGTACAACAGATGTGGCGGATCCTTCTTCATAACAAATAGCCTTGTCTTCCAAGTATGTCGTACATGTCCCTGTGAACAAAACATGATGAATTTAGTGAGAATTGAAAGATAATCGCACGGTGGAAGATTGTAATGTTGTTACGGTCTACATTACATGGTCATTTCTTGGTATTTAATGGTCTGCCGCGCacaattaatacaaaaattcattcGGAAATGAAAGTCCATGAATTTAGTAAATATTGAAACGCTATTTCTGTGTACTTTACCAACCCACGGTGAACAAGTCACGCGAGTGTTATACTAGCTCAATAATATATAACCAGGAACTGACCCTTTTAATGAGAAATCCCTGTTTGAGGACATTCCCTTTCGAATCTCTAGTCAGGGCATCAACTTTTGCGCCGTTTACTGGTCGTtcatcatcttcactgttgTCTTCATCACTGCTGTCGAAGGGTTTCTTTCCGCCTGTGGTCAGCTGCAGTGTGGACTATCATGAAAATGAACCATTATTTGTCAAGGGCATTTGTTCGACACGTTATGAGAGAAATGTCAGAGTCGAAAAAGGGAGATGACATCGATTTTGTTGTAAACACGATCTCCAATAAACTGCTTCAGTCACCTAATGAGGAAATTACACTCGAAATGGCTATTTTACTTCATAAAAACCAAATTCGAGTATATCGGAAAGATCAGTTGTGACAAATTAAATTGACAAACCATTGTTTGGCAACTGAGATATCTATCATGGTTTTGAAACAAGCACCTGAACTCCTTAAAAACCTGTTACTGTTTCATGATTGCAAAATGATATGAAGTACTTGCTGAATAAGAAAGCTTTGCACTCAGGACGAAGTAAAATAACTGTATTGCCTTATTACATTATGATACACTCATAATGTGTAGGCAGATTTATATTTtcaaggtcagaggtcaaaagTTACGTGGAGTAACCTACAAATCTGTAGATCTGATTGTAGCTGAATTCATCAGGAGATCCTTGAGACATCGCTTGTATGTGTCCTTGTTGCAAAAGATTTCGTCCAAGGGTTCTGGCTTCCTGGTCACCGCTAACAAATGACCAGGATACCAGCCACTCTGTTAGCATATCACCTAGAAAACAGGCGTAAAATAAACGGCCTTCAATTACGGAAGTTCTCCTCAAGAGATCTAAAATGCGATACGGATCAACCACGTAGCAGGTACGAATAGAGAAAGTACCGACTGACTGATACACAACTCACTGTTTTCAACGACCTTgtattttcattacaattttaACTAAAATGCTATTATGCATACATCCAAACCTGGCGCTATGTTTGGAGATGAAGTTTGCCGATATTCATTCATTAAACTGACTGGTGTATAATTCAGGTGTATATTTAAAGAGGCTGGTCATTTATCAGCTTATTGACTAACTTGATAAAAAATGTAACAGAAAACACAGGGCTAACACCATGTAAGtactcaatgtcaacaagaactAATCCGAAAACCAGGGATTGATAACAGCCCGTTTAAGTACCTCTGAAGCAGTTTTTGAGCTCCTTTCCATCTTGGTTTATATTCTGAAGCGGCACACCGGCACTGGTATCTTGCATTGCTCCAATCAACTCGCTGGCAATAGAAGAGAGTTATTAGTCACAGTAGTGTGTCAGTTAAACTAAAGGAAACAACCTAACGGTCAATGATCGACAGCTTTTGCAGTTGTCTGTACAGACCAACTGTGAATGTCAGGGCAAATAAACTTGTGTCTGCAGTACCTcataaaacagacaaaaattcGTCAATCGACTGGTAAAtggataaacttttttgaaagtttcaaataTACAGAGTAAACGGTATTAAATGTCATGCATATCAATTCACATTTTTCATATCTGCAGTATATGATCTGCAGACACATAAACATTCCAAATGAACTATGTTTACCTGATGTCCAACATGCTACATGCACATAAATTAAACATCTGCACCTGCTACgtttctcatcagaaaatttacgaagcagattacaatgtcactggaaaacaaaaggctatcacatcTCCATAATCTtattacagactagaacaaaagcgatcccagggatcgcgaacagtgcctttaattAAGTGTACACTGTGCTAGCAACTACACAacgatttgaaatattttacgcGTACAGAAAACCCAGTCAATTCTTTTCATTTTACCTGTGACTGACATTTAGCTGAGGGAGGGAGTCTCCCTCTCCCCCCGTGCCTTCTGATCGACGGATTGCTTCACCGATTGCCCGAACCCAGTCATCTCTTTCTTCCTCCGTCGCTGCCTGCACCAAGAATTCCTTTTTGCCTCTCGTCACGATCCTGAACACTCCCTGTTGAAGGCAAGGGACAAACTTTAAAACCGTCTTGGAATGTGGAGGTAAACCGGGGTGTTTGATTTGTGTCTAAGTTTATTGATTTGCGAATGTATTGACTATGATATAGGGAAAGAATTAACATGATGCTGCCATGAACTCGTTGCAAATACGAACGAAATCTCGCAGTAAATGATTCAAAAAGACACCTATCGTATGTAAATCTAGGAAACTTACATGCTCTATGAAAAGGACCTGCAGAGAAAGTTTCTTTTTATACGAAGTTCGAGAAAGTTTTTAGAGGAGGGTTGATTAtgacatgtaaacatttttcgCATTTCATGATTtaacatgtttatatttcagAGTATGCAGAACATACTTTTGTTCCAGATTTACACATCATCTTCAGCTTCCAGTTATGTCAGTGGGGAATTCGGCAATAGCAGCGGGGGCTGAGAGCTTTTTCTCACACAAGTTACTCCTTGGATTTTTCTTTGTTACCGTCTTTTCACATCCAACTGAAGTCCGTTAATTAAGTGACTTACTAAACAAGAAGCCATTCCCACGTCACAAGTTAATTTTGACGTCAAGGCATGACGCCAATGCAAAATGTAGAAAGGATTATCGAAGTAAAAAGGCTGCGTGTTCAAACTCAATAGTCTATGACATCACTTTATTCCCTCGGTATCGAAGAAAGGTCATCATACCTTTGGCAATCAAACAATGGGTCATCTTGAGGAAACCAACctttaaaaattacagaaaatctgcAGCAGTCGTGTTGCAGACGCTGCTCTAAATCTTGACAGTCATTTATTGCCTGTAGTATCTCAGACTTTTTGGAAGTCCTTTGACACAGTATCAAGGAAGATGGCCTTTAAAACACTGATCATAATCGTAAAGACAAACTGACAGTCTAAAGGATTATTACAATTTAAAGTGATCCGGCTAAATGGTTCAGGGCAAAGTGAATAGTGTCTACAGTTATCAACATTAATTTACCATTTCCGAAAGGATGTCACAATTTAAAGCGGAATAAAGCGTGAGTTTGTGCTAGATTAAGAATATTAAAAGAATTCATTACAAATCCTCTCATTAAAAGGTCTTCTCTAGATGCCTACAAGGCTAAAGGAAGACAAGTCCGTATAATGAGCATTTCCTCACTGCACACAGTGTTGTAGTGCGGCTGTAATCGGAGAGGATGAAAACTTCACAATGGTTGGAGGCAGTCTTTTCAGTCACTGCTATCGTCACCGAAGTAGTTATGACGCCATTTCTTTCACTGTCATAGTCGTCCATGTGCGGCACGTATGTGGAAATGGTGACGGAGACGTATGATTTCAACAACGGAATTATGGGACTTTCACTGGTTTTATGTAACGGTATCTTTGATGGATAAAATAATGCACACATCTCGGCGAATACTTTTAATGGGAGCGAAACTGAAAGCCATCTACCAACGACATGATAATATAACAGCTTGAACTCTTCTAACTATCCTGCTGGCCATGACACACTGATGACGTGTACTTTAACAGGTTCTGCACAGGCCTGGGTTTTGCATATACTTAGGGTGTAAGGAAATAACGGGATGTTATTTGTTACTTGCGGAAGGTAGCGTGAACAGGGCTATAAATGGCTTTCACTCGAAATGATGACTAACACTGCGCGTGACTTTAAACATCAACATTATGATTTTGAACTCTactgagaaatttgaaatgctCACTCGATGGATTAAAGGGTCATTATCTATCCGAGACATTGTGTTCAAACTGCATAGTTACAGATAAGACATTCAAGTTGCCACTTTCTCCCGTTACGTATAGCGATATGAATGTGTTGACTGTGGCTGCGGACTGGTCGCACGTCCGACCTCTGCTTCCGAAAATAACAACACTTGGGCACAGTGTGTGAAACTCAcgcaaaatctctactggccAAGTGGGCCAGCAACTCtaaaaaatcactggccctGAAGAAAATCAACTGGTCGGATCGTCAGCTCTAATCCAAATATAATGCAGATTTTTCACCTGCTCTCAGGGGCCTAGaacatttgatttaaaaaataaaaagacaccacttcaacatcctaacatcaaactgttttgtgccttttaattca encodes:
- the LOC139135818 gene encoding pleckstrin-2-like; translated protein: MGDSKPTTNRQNYKEGFLVKKGHVRTNWRTRWFVLGQRSLSYYKKKEDSMAIGSIALQGCSVISPCPEYNKKPGVFRIVTRGKKEFLVQAATEEERDDWVRAIGEAIRRSEGTGGEGDSLPQLNVSHSELIGAMQDTSAGVPLQNINQDGKELKNCFRGDMLTEWLVSWSFVSGDQEARTLGRNLLQQGHIQAMSQGSPDEFSYNQIYRFSTLQLTTGGKKPFDSSDEDNSEDDERPVNGAKVDALTRDSKGNVLKQGFLIKRGHVRHTWKTRLFVMKKDPPHLLYYKGSKQEEKPLGEVPLARCRVELVFSGSDSDVKNKSRTNLFKIITHKGDDYILQAHTEEERDEWMKAIQSPTTYLTQ